In the genome of Vespa crabro chromosome 17, iyVesCrab1.2, whole genome shotgun sequence, one region contains:
- the LOC124430001 gene encoding uncharacterized protein LOC124430001 isoform X3: protein MLERALTQPQHCSVDPLDNALNWGIPIWATDKIQAWLDKIYASLKDTSSLKHLQGTTSRHRFEKDLKVKHLKGSYVKFESFRRDTRPVFLELSTWPTLNFDGDPGTCPFDAKRREKLENKTNKEIKENREAIANKKEGKEMTRRPRAARARRTEQLGAGYCEICRIDYRDLAKHVQSDQHSSFVQNDDNFLSLDTLINTSASVEAFLKLNRTKDIGEECNIYPTEDRTLRDVLPEEKIAKNEKTSNNYSVQGIDMVQCNGTRRNLNLKLNSPHNLRTRAKHESGHLLRSKGSPWHEVDKNEKFYDKFEGFTIKKRAKGTIWIEEEDPENKYSQASDIKSSDQVDYNNIKSPGKDVNGINQRDYGDNNTVNKRHNGTDNQDIKELDGGRVPTNEQNGVFNPELPSKNENDANINIHGEIVRSNLLKNNVNINGLSDKNNRIESWKSTDGKVKFDGVKNELELQRVRSDIGRVVGSGDHNEKKESIEVVCNNGHTDNNQKELKALQCAEKELGCEKLRSPRVAAGGRRGGRSFRGRHRLSVEERLIEDNRAYYKVEVLGSKLRSSTLPCNNTLSNSTIKDAEVEEEEEEGEEEEEGEKKEQQQQQPSSEKPVVVRFKRVRKSELSLLSDEAESFMFGEPKRDDTSEISDEEQTSVLPRDTESDYNETVSSDILSSSLDSNPRIKQEILEEDSQDSVNLGRARKRRRTQAEALIKDNADYYKFETPGSRLRYQAPLSGVNKAPINTERKEVRSDVNGGEVVEKIYPSKPSAEVERMQFSFEVVPKSEPWYQTYQRQDEGAEFWHYFSDGDTGRPFLLPYEIENFHETILRNQAKNENRKKGRGRSIGCIGRSPRKSPRCHASTLAIMSTIIRKREQQQISSNLCTIEECQSLKSQMDTQAKADAKGDIKLDSKVSDIDEELKEIAKNIDEMLNTRDVIEMEDAFEPDNVQMDGLEEEEDDFIESTNVPKGPPANLLELLDNCHELVPCIENSSCASSECGEGNVESPLKRRKKRKNRTGWPGIKIRKKLQNKMIIGTYNGAQGNFKRAGELSREKSVGPFDERNNEVDGDADMSLRLMADTHTEIVLSNGSTISSTTRHNEKTTVDKKNNKSTPDDCDDPGVSTKTSPRACPKTCPKTCLSATVIGKNKNADNSGGKNSTTVDELRIPKVFGEAQRTLSDKNFTLDIEEEVSENDPGNDENHENVFRKDVNGVIVLERQFIAKAVVKKRPRINTSSEGCESRTEIENHDILSARKDIDSGIVSRKHHSPGDVSRLGCQQTRSENSNIDVDAHRTVYRRSKVGGVVRSRKRVNTRKQQRRNNNVPSESVYESENCKNESYLSITCKKQETMKSAKKQNDETIGPSVDLQDSAELECALSERNTPTTTTTMPPSDLQQRRSSIEFQPVVRMMKIDNPVDMDHSILSVTVASNRRLRSSNSHRTNAQPPRKRLKTARGQFGRWLKSSS, encoded by the exons ATGTTGGAACGTGCTCTGACCCAACCACAGCATTGTTCCGTGGATCCGCTTGACAACGCCCTCAACTGGGGAATACCTATCTGGGCAACCGATAAAATTCAGGCTTGGCTTGATAAAATCTATGCGTCTCTTAAAGACACTAGTAGTTTGAAACATCTACAAGGAACAACGAGCCGGCATAGGTTCGAGAAAGATCTCAAAGTCAAGCACTTGAAAGGGTCGTATGTCAAGTTTGAATCTTTTCGCAG aGATACAAGACCGGTATTTTTGGAATTGTCAACGTGGCCAACGTTGAACTTTGACGGAGACCCAGGGACTTGTCCTTTCGACGctaagaggagagaaaaacttgaaaataaaacaaataaggAGATTAAGGAAAACAGAGAAGCTAtcgcaaataaaaaagaa GGTAAAGAGATGACTCGACGACCACGTGCAGCTCGTGCTCGTAGAACGGAACAATTAGGAGCTGGTTATTGTGAAATATGTCGAATAGATTATCGTGATTTAGCGAAACATGTGCAAAGCGATCAACATTCGAGTTTTGTTCAAAACGATgacaattttctctctttggatACGTTAATCAATACAAGTGCCAGTGTAGAGGCATTTTTGAAACTAAACAGAACAAAAGATATTGG AGAAGAATGCAATATATATCCAACCGAGGATCGTACTCTTCGCGACGTACTGCCAGAGGAAAAGATCGCTAAGAATGAAAAGACTTCAAATAATTACTCCGTACAAGGAATAGACATGGTGCAGTGCAATGGAACTCGAAGAAatcttaatttaaaattaaactcTCCTCACAACTTGCGAACGCGCGCTAAACACGAAAGTGGGCATTTATTGAGATCAAAGGGTAGCCCTTGGCACGAGGtcgataagaacgaaaaatTTTACGACAAATTCGAGGGTTTtactataaaaaagagagcaaaGGGAACCATTTggatcgaagaagaagatccgGAAAATAAATACTCGCAAGCAAGTGACATTAAAAGCTCCGACCAagtagattataataatattaaatcgcCGGGAAAAGATGTAAATGGTATCAATCAACGTGATTATGGGGATAATAATACTGTAAATAAAAGGCATAATGGTACAGATAATCAGGATATTAAAGAATTAGACGGCGGGAGGGTTCCAACTAATGAACAAAATGGTGTATTTAATCCTGAGCTTCCTTCGAAGAATGAAAACGACgcgaatattaatattcacgGAGAGATTGTAAGATCTAATTTgttgaaaaataatgtaaatataaatggcTTGTCCGATAAGAATAATCGTATAGAATCATGGAAATCTACGGACGGTAAAGTAAAGTTTGATGGTGTGAAGAATGAGTTGGAATTACAAAGAGTACGATCGGATATCGGGAGAGTAGTCGGAAGTGGTGATCATAACGAGAAGAAGGAATCTATCGAGGTAGTCTGTAATAATGGTCATACGGATAACAATCAGAAGGAATTAAAGGCGTTACAATGTGCGGAAAAGGAATTGGGTTGTGAGAAATTACGATCGCCTAGGGTTGCTGCTGGTGGTAGAAGAGGTGGTAGAAGTTTTCGCGGGCGTCATAGATTGTCGGTCGAAGAACGCCTGATCGAGGATAATCGTGCATATTATAAAGTCGAGGTATTAGGAAGTAAGCTACGGTCGAGCACATTACCGTGCAACAATACCTTATCAAATTCTACGATTAAGGATgcggaggtggaggaggaggaggaggagggggaggaagaggaggagggtgAAAAGAAggagcaacagcagcaacagccaTCCAGTGAGAAACCAGTTGTCGTAAGATTCAAACGCGTAAGAAAATCTGAGCTTTCTCTGTTAAGCGACGAGGCCGAGTCTTTTATGTTTGGAGAACCTAAGCGCGACGATACGAGCGAGATTAGCGACGAAGAACAAACTAGTGTTTTACCTAGGGACACCGAAAGCGATTACAACGAGACTGTCAGTTCCGACATACTTAGTTCGAGCTTGGATTCCAATCCTCGGATAAAACAAGAGATTTTGGAAGAAGATTCGCAGGACTCCGTTAATCTTGGCagagcgagaaaaagaaggcgTACACAGGCAGAGGCGCTTATTAAAGACAATGCCGACTATTACAAGTTCGAAACACCTGGCAGTAGATTGAGATATCAGGCACCGTTAAGCGGGGTCAACAAGGCCCCCATTAATACCGAACGCAAGGAGGTAAGATCTGACGTTAATGGAGGAGAAGTCGTAGAGAAAATATATCCGTCCAAACCTTCGGCAGAAGTTGAAAGAATGCAATTTTCGTTCGAAGTTGTACCGAAATCGGAACCGTGGTATCAAACCTATCAACGACAGGACGAGGGCGCTGAATTTTGGCATTACTTCAGCGACGGGGATACAGGAAGACCGTTTCTTTTACCCTATGAGATAGAAAACTTCCATGAGACCATACTTAGGAATCAGGCGAAGAATGAGAATAGGAAAAAGGGTAGAGGCCGTAGTATAGGCTGCATCGGACGGTCACCTAGAAAAAGTCCGCGTTGTCATGCATCGACGTTGGCGATAATGTCCACGATCATAAGAAAAAGGGAACAACAGCAAATCTCTTCAAATCTCTGTACGATAGAGGAATGTCAATCTCTGAAATCACAGATGGATACTCAGGCGAAAGCGGATGCAAAAGGAGATATTAAATTGGATTCCAAGGTGTCCGACATCGATGAAGAATTGAAGGAAATCGCGAAAAATATCGACGAAATGCTTAATACGAGAGATGTCATAGAAATGGAGGATGCGTTTGAACCCGATAATGTACAAATGGACGGgctagaggaggaggaggatgattTCATCGAATCGACGAATGTACCGAAAGGTCCGCCGGCAAATCTGTTGGAATTACTGGACAACTGTCATGAACTCGTACCTTGTATAGAAAATTCATCGTGTGCCAGTTCGGAGTGCGGTGAAGGAAATGTCGAGTCGCCCTTAAAACgacgtaaaaagagaaaaaatagaacggGATGGCCCGGGATTAAGATACGAAAAAAGTTACAAAATAAGATGATTATAGGCACGTACAACGGTGCTCAAGGAAATTTCAAGAGAGCTGGGGAGttatcgagagagaaaagtgttGGTCCGTTTGACGAAAGGAATAACGAGGTTGACGGCGACGCCGACATGTCTCTGCGATTGATGGCAGACACACATACAGAAATAGTTTTATCGAATGGTAGTACGATTTCATCTACTACCAGGCACAATGAAAAGACTAcggtcgataaaaaaaataataaaagcacgCCGGATGATTGCGATGATCCTGGCGTATCTACTAAAACATCTCCTAGAGCGTGTCCCAAAACGTGTCCTAAAACGTGTCTTAGCGCGACTGTGAtcggtaaaaataaaaatgcggACAATAGCGGTGGCAAAAATTCCACGACTGTGGACGAATTGAGAATTCCTAAGGTATTTGGCGAGGCGCAAAGGACTTTATCGGATAAGAATTTTACGTTGGACATAGAGGAAGAAGTGTCGGAGAACGATCCTGGAAACGATGAAAATCACGAGAATGTATTTAGGAAAGATGTGAACGGTGTTATTGTGTTGGAACGACAATTCATCGCGAAAGCTGTCGTAAAGAAACGTCCGCGCATAAACACATCCTCCGAGGGCTGCGAATCGCGTACCGAAATTGAAAACCATGACATTTTGTCAGCCAGAAAGGACATAGATTCCGGGATAGTATCGAGAAAGCATCATAGCCCCGGCGACGTGTCTAGGCTGGGATGTCAACAAACCCGTTCGGAAAACTCTAATATCGATGTGGACGCTCATAGGACGGTTTACAGAAGGAGTAAGGTAGGAGGAGTGGTAAGGTCTAGGAAACGAGTTAACACGAGGAAACAACAACGAAGGAATAATAACGTTCCCTCGGAATCCGTATACGAGAGCGAAAATTGCAAGAATGAGTCTTATTTGAGTATTACTTGTAAAAAGCAAGAAACTATGAAGAGTGCGAAGAAACAAAACGACGAAACGATAGGACCCTCGGTCGACTTACAGGACTCGGCCGAATTGGAGTGTGCATTGTCGGAACGTAACAcccccaccaccactaccaccatgCCGCCTTCCGATTTACAACAAAGACGTTCGAGCATCGAGTTTCAGCCGGTAGTTAGAATGATGAAGATAGACAATCCAGTTGATATGGATCATAGTATTTTGTCGGTTACTGTAGCAAGTAATAGAAGGTTAAGAAGTTCGAATTCTCATAGAACGAACGCTCAGCCGCCGCGAAAACGTTTGAAAACTGCGCGTGGACAATTTGGAAGGTGGTTGAAAAGTAGTAGCTGA